In [Leptolyngbya] sp. PCC 7376, a genomic segment contains:
- a CDS encoding DUF4278 domain-containing protein: MTTLKFRGSSFSLPSMHLSTPTDGRVIKYRGHECPAHQAIAKTSVTKGLKYRGISY; this comes from the coding sequence ATGACAACTTTAAAATTTCGTGGCTCGAGCTTTTCTCTTCCATCCATGCATCTGTCTACACCGACAGATGGCAGAGTGATTAAGTATCGAGGTCATGAATGTCCAGCTCATCAGGCGATCGCCAAGACATCTGTCACAAAAGGTCTGAAATATCGCGGTATTTCTTACTAA
- a CDS encoding S-methyl-5'-thioadenosine phosphorylase, translated as MADIKIGIIGGSGLYKMDALQDVKEIAVKTPFGDPSDKFVTGTLDGTPVVFLPRHGRGHHLLPTELPFRANIYALKTLGVEYIISASAVGSLKAECKPVDMVIPDQFIDRTRHRTDTFFGEGIVAHIAFGDPICPNLAQVLGDAVAESNLEGVDLHRGGTYICMEGPAFSTKAESNLYRSWGASIIGMTNLQEAKLAREAEIAYATLALVTDYDCWHPDHDNVTVEMVIGNLQKNATNAQKVIRSVVAKLAANPPESVAHDALKYAILTPKDHVPDATKTKLAAILSKYFK; from the coding sequence ATGGCAGACATCAAAATTGGGATTATCGGTGGCAGCGGACTATATAAAATGGATGCGTTGCAAGATGTGAAAGAGATTGCTGTCAAAACACCCTTCGGTGATCCGAGTGACAAATTTGTGACAGGAACCCTCGATGGCACGCCCGTTGTTTTTTTGCCTCGCCATGGTCGCGGTCATCATCTTTTACCTACAGAGTTGCCCTTTCGTGCCAATATCTATGCCCTGAAAACCCTCGGTGTTGAATACATCATTTCGGCATCAGCGGTGGGCTCTCTAAAAGCAGAATGTAAGCCTGTGGATATGGTGATTCCGGATCAGTTTATTGATCGCACTCGCCATCGCACCGATACTTTTTTTGGGGAAGGGATTGTGGCTCATATTGCTTTTGGTGATCCGATTTGTCCGAATCTTGCTCAAGTTTTAGGGGATGCCGTCGCCGAATCTAATCTGGAAGGTGTCGATTTACATCGAGGTGGTACATACATTTGTATGGAAGGCCCTGCTTTTTCGACTAAGGCGGAATCTAACCTTTATCGGAGCTGGGGGGCAAGCATTATCGGTATGACCAATCTCCAAGAGGCAAAGCTGGCGCGAGAAGCAGAGATTGCCTATGCTACTCTTGCTTTGGTGACAGATTATGATTGTTGGCATCCTGATCACGATAATGTGACAGTCGAAATGGTGATTGGTAATCTCCAGAAAAATGCGACTAATGCTCAAAAAGTGATTCGTTCAGTAGTGGCAAAATTAGCCGCAAATCCGCCTGAGTCTGTTGCCCATGATGCCTTGAAGTATGCAATTCTTACGCCAAAAGATCATGTGCCTGACGCCACGAAGACAAAATTAGCAGCGATTCTCAGTAAATATTTTAAGTAA